GTTATAAATGTGATTAATGCATCCAATACCCCATCATAATCATTGGAGAAAATTTAGTAGTGTTTATTATGGCTCATTATTCTTCAGTGATttcaacaaaagacaaaaataataaagctgttagtgacatgctatttttaattcttCCAAATGTTGCTGGTGTGATTTTTAATGATAGTTAAGCTCAAAGTGTTTCAgtcatatgaaaaaaaacaggcaacaTGTGAAAGAGTCTGGAATGAATAATGTGACCTATCTACAGCAAAATGTTTGCCAGTGTAATTGACAGTAGttggaaaaaaatttaaccaacTGGTTAAAGAAAGGAGaattttatcttcatttttaaaagatGACGGCTGCAATTACCCTTGAGCGTGCAAAGTGGGGTCGTGTAAAATTGCCTTGTGTTTGACATTCAGGCTTAAGATAATGCAGTGCTTCACTAAGGGATGATGACtagaaaggatttttttaacaataatgagATAGTtccttattttattataaaacatattttatgatGATCTGACAAATGAATCAGAAACATGTTTTGTAATACAGTCTATATAGCTAGTGTGGTCTATCAATCAGAtctgaaaatattattttgatcTTATTGGTATCTGCAGTAGAGCAATATGTAATGTTTGCATGTGAAAAGTATCCAGTGCTGTACACCGAATTGgattgaatttatatatatatatatatatatatatatatatatatatatatatatatatatatatatatatactgtatatatatatatatatatatatatagtttaataaCACGATGAAATGAACAGTtctcatatttattatttgtttgatggctcaattaaataaaatgggtATAAATCAAATATGAAAAACTTAGAAACAAGTATAAATAATGTCAATTCTGCactgttttatattgtaaaattgtaaaaataaaaagctccaAGGCTCCAATAGGCAGAATATTTGaatgcaaatttaaatattggGACTGATATTTTAGTAGTTCatatgttcataaaataattctGTACCAAGGGGTGCTGGTATTCATTCTACAGTTATTTGGGAGTTAAGGTGTTTGAGAACTCCTGGTATAGGTAGATAAGCTTGCTATCATGAGGCTTTGGTAGCTCAGTGGAGAAGAATTTGGGGTCCTAATTGGAAGGTTGTGAGTTCAGATTGCAGCACTGCTGGaaccttaagcaaggccctttgctctcaactgctcagttgTATAAAATTACCTCTGCATAAGGGCGTCTCCTGAATGCTATAACTGTAAAATACCTTATGTTGGCATCCCACAACAGTCCAACAATTTCTGCTGTAAGATACAGCTTTGTCTCCAGGCGTCTGAATTATTCAACCGGTATTCAATTAGCATTTTTGTGAATTGATACCATCTTCCTTACTTTGGGTTTACACCACAGGTTCCCAACTGGTGCTGGTGTAAACCATTTCCTGCATATTTGAGTGTTTTCCATGCTCTAACACACCCAATTCAACTCAGGAAGGGCTGTTAATGAGCTGATTAATTGGATCAGATGTGTCTGGGGGAAGGTGGTGGGGTTGGTGTAGGGggcttagtttaaaaaaaaaacatcttcagctctgagGTTTGGATGTGGAACCTGTTAATGTACCACATGGTGGCACTAAAGAGCTTTCAAcccttttttaaatgaagggaTTCTCTGAAACTCTGGCGTGActggtttatactgtataataataaccTGTAATATGTGAGATGCTAAAATGTCAGGCGTATACAGTTGTACCCGGCTGCTGTGGTAAACCTGTGGTAGGTGTATTTAGTATTTCTTTACAcctatcacattttttttttttttttttaagaaattactTTGATGTATTGTGTAAAacaaaaaggggggaaaaagaatGACGTTCCTGTGAAGCTTGGTTAGATCTTCATATCTGCAGTTACGTTTAAACCCGCATACTTTGTGTAAGCAGTGTTCCACTGGGCACTGGGCTGGTTACTGGACGGAACTGCGTGGGTTTTAAACGCAGCCACTGACTGCGCGAGAGGCGTGACGTAGGCGGTGAAAGTAAAGGGGCCGGTCTGTTGGTTTATAAAGCGGCAGCGCGCGCGGCGTCCCTCTCAGTTGGgagatttttttggtttttaattgaCCTAGGCAGAGCATGGACATTCTCAGGACTATCGCCCATCAACCTGTAGCCAACAACAAAATGTGCGAGCACGCGCATAACAAAGCGGCCGAGACGAGACGCGGGAAGCCGGAGGACAGCAGCGCGCACGCGACGCAGGAGATGTCGAGGATCATATCTGACTGTACGACAGGGAAATGTTACTGCAGAGGAAAAGTTCTCGGCAAGGTAGGCATGCATTGGAACGTACATAAAGCAGGAACCGTTACAACCAATCGTGGGTCGGATactatttgttttgttgttgttgttgttttttcatatGTGCAACTGCTTCCTCTTGTGGATTCAATGATTTCACTGATTCTGATGAGGTGAAGGGAGTTCATTTCTATGTCATGAGTTAAccaaatgtattgttttttttactcagggTGGCTTTGCCAAATGCTACGAATTCACAGATCTGGGTACAGGCAAAGTGTATGCTGTGAAAATAATTCCACACACGCGTGTCTCCAAACCTCACCAAAGGGAAAaggtgtgtttctttctttctttcttttttctcacacaGTCACCACTCTCGCCTGCTGACTCACACCCTCAGAGTGCTAAGTAACTTCTCTCCTGTTTTACAGATTGACAGAGAAATTGAACTGCACAGAGCCCTTCATCACAAACACATCGTCCAGTTTTACTACCACTTTGAGGACAAAGACAATATCTACATCCTTCTTGAGCACTGCAGCAGACGAGTAAGTCTCAACGCTACGGATCCTACAAGTACTAAATGTCCAGCTGTTTTCCCTGTCATGGAACTAACACTGTCGTGTTCTCCTCAGTCATTGGCGCATATACTGAAAGCCCGCAAGGTGCTCACAGAACCAGAGGTTAGGTACTACCTAAGGCAGATCATCTCAGGGCTGAAGTACCTtcatgaacaagaaatcctcCACAGAGACCTTAAATTAGGTGGGCCTTTAAAGCTTTTGTCAAGTAGTGAGTTATACCGAAGATATAATGCATGTAATTTCAAGCTCATGTAATGCAACTGCTCGCTTTGAACTTCACAGGTAACTTCTTCATTAATGAGGCAATGGAGTTGAAGATTGGGGACTTTGGCCTGGCAGCTAAGTTAGAACCAGTTGAAAATCGGAGGAGGACAATATGTGGAACCCCAAACTACTTGTCTCCTGAAGTCCTTAACAAGCAAGGCCATGGCTGTGAATCAGATGTATGGGCTCTTGGCTGTGTCATGTAAGTTTTGAGTCCTGGATTTAGACTGAAGTGCACTGCATGCAGGTTTACTTAGGAGCGTCCTCTTATGAATTATATCTGGCTCTACAGGTACACAATGCTCTTGGGCAGGCCACCATTTGAAACCACCAATCTGAAAGAGACGTACCGGTGCATAAGGGAAGCACGATACACCATGCCTTCTACGCTGTCTCCACAGGCTAAGCATCTCATCAGCATCATGCTTGCAAAGAGCCCCGAGGACAGGCCAAGCCTGGATGATATTCTACACCATGACTTCTTTATCCAGGTTTGTGTGTCATTGGTTCTTAAAGAAGAATACCATACCAGTCTTTGGTCATTTCATGATATTTTGCAGCTTGTGTTTAAGACGTGTTCTTGTCTTGCCTTTTCTAGGGTTTTACCCCAGACAGACTGTCAGTCAGCTGCTGTCACACGGCTCCAGACCTCCAGCACACCAGCCCTGCCAAGAACTTCTTCAAGAAGGCTGCAGCTGCTCTGTTTGGTGGCAAAAAAGACAAAGCCAAGTACTTTGAAACACTAAGTAAGTTTTAAATACATCTCATTTTGATGTAATTTACCCACACAttctcaagttttttttgtgtaataagTGGTGGTGCTGTGATCTCTAACTGGTTACATCTATGTTCAGATAAACTGACTAAAGAGGAAGAGGACATCCACAAGCTGCGACATGACCTCAGGAAGGCCTCAATTAGCAATCAGTCGAGCAGGCAAGCTCCTGAGGTGAGACCCTATAACAATCTTGCTCATTACACAAGTTTTCCTGCCAGGACACAAGGCCAAAATGGACAAATCTCTGTTGACGATAACTGACGGCTTTTTTCCTTGTTCCTCTCAGGATAGTAAGCCACCGTTACCATCTACTGGAAAGCCAATTGTTACCACCAAGGATGGAGGAAACAAGCAGCAGATCCGTGACACCATTCGTATGATTGTCCGAGGAACACTCGGAagctgcagcagcagcagtgaaTGTATGTGTTTTTCCTGTGCTTTTGTCATTCTCCTAATTGCTGCATCATGATTCTGTGAAAGGATGTTTCTTTGTGAGTCAGATTGTTAATGGATGCTAGACTGTGAAAGCTAATGGCATTTTCTGCTTTGTTTTGATTGCAGGCTTGGAGGATAGCACGATGGGTACTGTAGCAGACACAGTTGCCAGAGTACTCAGAGGCTGTCTAGAGAACATGCCTGAAGGTATGCAGTTGTACCTTCAACATCTTTGACATGCTCATgcatatattttaacattatccTAAAGGTAAACTGGTACTCACTCttaatttttccccccttacaGCTAATGACATTTCAAAAGAAAGCCTGAACTGCAGCTTCCAATGGGTGACCAAATGGGTGGACTATTCCAACAAGTATGGCTTTGGGTACCAGCTGTCAGACCATACAGTCGGTGTCCTTTTCAACAATGGCACCCATATGAGCCTGCTGTCTGATAAGAAGTAAGTGgcccacaaaaataaatgaactgcTATTGGAAGGAACGAATGAGTTCCTAATATGTGATGCCTTGAAGCTAATGTGAGCATTTTGACTTGCAGGACAGTGCATTACTATGCAGAGCTGGGTCAGTGTACAGTCTTCTCCACCACTGAAGCCCCAGAGCAGTTTGTCAGCCAGGTCACCGTCCTCAAGTACTTTGCACATTATATGGAAGAAAATCTTATGGATGTGAGTACCTGCTCTTGGTTCAAACCCAAATGCTTTACATGTTAATATTTTGTTACTTCATCTTATTGTTCTTCTAACCCCACAGGGTGGTGATTTGCCCAATGTGATTGATATCAGCAAGCCAAGGTTGTATCTCCTGCAGTGGCTCAAGTCAGATCGTGCACTCATGATGCTCTTCAATGATGGCACTTTCCAGGTACGGCTTATACACGCTTGATCTTGAAGTGACTATTTCTAGTTGTATCAGCTTCTCCCAAGGTATTCCACGAGGTTTATAGAGATTAATTGTTAATCTTTGACTTTTCAGGTGAACTTCTACCATGACCACACCAAGATCATCTTATGCAGCCAGAATGAGGAGTACCTACTTACATACATCAATGAGGAACGCGTGTCCACAACGTTACGCCTTAGCACACTACTCTGCTGTGGATGCTCATCGGACCTGCGGAGCCGGATGGAGTATGCCCTTAACATGCTGCTCCAGAGGTGCAACTGAACATAATCTGCTGGCTGAAGACCTTCATGGCTTATCCATGGTTTTAGTGACTTCATGGACCTAAATTCATTGGAACTTTTGTTCTGTTGGCCATGAGCCTAGCGCCCAATCTACATGATTGTGGGAATGGATTTGAGGTACAAGCACTTGTCCTGACCACAGGAACCGTTGAATTAGGACTTACAATGGATAGCTGGGCTGGAACCAGAACGGACCATTAAATGGATTCGAATTTTAAATAACGTATTTGTGTTTGCTATATAAATATGCAGCAGTCTTGTTGCGCTGAAGCTTAACAGCGATGTTTGCATTTGGTATGGACATTAAAGTGGCTTCAGTGTGGCAAGGTGATGTGTAGCTCTGTATAGAGCAGACCACTGTAAAACTGTGAATACATTCCACAGCACGTTGGGGCTGCATGGTGAAAGATCTTTTAACCAATGCCGTAGTTTGTGGGTGGTTTTCACCTTCCACTCTATAATCACTGTTTGGGAAAAGGATAAGGACCCACGCCATGTCTCTGATGTTGACTGGAAAGATATACACTAGCGTGTCATGGATATAACTTATTATTTGTCAGAACccggtatttatttatttaataaagaaaacctTAAAATGACGGGTGTTGCTTATGTTTTGGGGTTTTCCCTGAAGTTCGCTGATGGCTGTTAATATAAAAGCCCTTAGAGTGACAGGCAGCTGGATGCATTAAAGTGCATTCAAccacaacaaacaaaaacagttgcAGAGCTCTATTGTGGATATGTTACACTGCTGTGTCTTTCTATCCTTTTATATCTATGTGTCAGCTGCTGCAGATCACACCACCTTTTATATAAACCTCTATGGTCCAGTGAAAGTGGCAAAAACAAACTGATAAATGTCTGAAGGGAGTTGGAAAAGAGTACCAGCCACACATTTTTGGCAAGCAAAAATAATGCAGGCTTTATGTTAACCCTTGGGCTAAAGTAGAACGTTCAtactacacatacatacagtaacaaTGCACAATTAGAGTAGTAACTAAAGATACAGATCATAAACTTTTAATACAGGGCTAATTCATAAAGTACACATCACCCATtaaattctttttgttttaaacgcTTCCTCCAAATGTCCTTTCTGTCGATGGCTTTTTTGGCTTTGATAGGAAAAATATTTGGACCTAGgataaagttttgttttgtttttcccctgAGCAAACCAAATAGCCATAGAATTGATCCTGGAGTTCCTACTTGTGCCATCTGTTTCTGTGAACTGTAAGCTGTCTCGTCTGATGAGTCACTGATGGATTACTGGGCTGAATTGTCTACATAAGCCGTCGATCATTATATAATGCTCATGTGTCTTCAAATGGCAAAGATAATGaaagctcaaaaaaaaaatgagcaccATATGTTCTGAAAAGGGGTCACATGCAGTACAAGCAAAAGTGTATTTAAGCACATTTTGTGATAAATTACAAATACTTCATTggtaacaaaaaacataaaagtacaAACTTAAGGCAGCCAGGGGGCAAAGAGTATAAGTTTCAAATTTGCTAACTATGGAGCATTTAAACTTACAATTCAGAGTGACTCTGTGGGGCTCCTAAAGTTAATTGAGCACTGACTTTGTTCCAGACATGCTCTTGTACATGGCAGAAAATTGCTTTTTAATGACTTTTAGGGTAAATGTTCagaacattttttccccctttaacaTAATTTTTGTTGAAAACGCCAATATATATGAAAATGcagtattaaatatagtaacaaTCAGCCATAGCTGGTAGATCAGTTTTATAAGAAGTCATTTAATCTAATGTTGCATACATGCatactatatggccaaaaggtTGTGGGAAACTGACCATAACACATATGTTTAAGCCTTGACCTCAAACTCAGCCAAAGGCCTCTTGG
The sequence above is drawn from the Clarias gariepinus isolate MV-2021 ecotype Netherlands chromosome 17, CGAR_prim_01v2, whole genome shotgun sequence genome and encodes:
- the plk2a gene encoding serine/threonine-protein kinase PLK2; the protein is MDILRTIAHQPVANNKMCEHAHNKAAETRRGKPEDSSAHATQEMSRIISDCTTGKCYCRGKVLGKGGFAKCYEFTDLGTGKVYAVKIIPHTRVSKPHQREKIDREIELHRALHHKHIVQFYYHFEDKDNIYILLEHCSRRSLAHILKARKVLTEPEVRYYLRQIISGLKYLHEQEILHRDLKLGNFFINEAMELKIGDFGLAAKLEPVENRRRTICGTPNYLSPEVLNKQGHGCESDVWALGCVMYTMLLGRPPFETTNLKETYRCIREARYTMPSTLSPQAKHLISIMLAKSPEDRPSLDDILHHDFFIQGFTPDRLSVSCCHTAPDLQHTSPAKNFFKKAAAALFGGKKDKAKYFETLNKLTKEEEDIHKLRHDLRKASISNQSSRQAPEDSKPPLPSTGKPIVTTKDGGNKQQIRDTIRMIVRGTLGSCSSSSECLEDSTMGTVADTVARVLRGCLENMPEANDISKESLNCSFQWVTKWVDYSNKYGFGYQLSDHTVGVLFNNGTHMSLLSDKKTVHYYAELGQCTVFSTTEAPEQFVSQVTVLKYFAHYMEENLMDGGDLPNVIDISKPRLYLLQWLKSDRALMMLFNDGTFQVNFYHDHTKIILCSQNEEYLLTYINEERVSTTLRLSTLLCCGCSSDLRSRMEYALNMLLQRCN